From the genome of Azospirillum fermentarium:
GGGAAAGAACTGGTACCAGTCGGCGATGTCCTTCCAGTCCACGGCGCGGATGCGGGTGAAGCCCCGGCGCCGCAGGTCGGCCACCAGGTGGCCGCCGATGAAGCCGCCGGCTCCGGTCACCAGAATCGTGTCGTTCGTGTTCATCGGTCCTCCGAAAAAGCCAGAAGGAAAGGGGGCGGTCACGCCGCGGGTGGGCGGGGCCGGCGCAGAAGCTGGCCCGCGATGCGCACCACGAAGCGCGGGTTGTTGGTGGCGTAGCGGCGCCACAGCCGCCGGGGTTCGGTCGCCAGCCGGAACAGCCATTCGAAGCCGCTGCGCTGGATGACGCGCGGCGCCTGCCGTTTCAGCCCGGCGTGGAAATCGAACGCCGCCCCCACCCCCACCAGAACCGGGGCGGTGAGGTGCGGCCGGTGCGCGGCCATCCAGCGCTCCTGCTTCGGTGTGCTGAGCCCGACCCACACGATGCCGGCGCCGCTGGCGTTGATGCGGGCGGCCACCTCCGCCTCCTCCGCGTCCGTCAGGGGGCGGAAGGGCGGGGAAAAGGTGCCGGCGATGCGGCAGCCGGGGAAGCGGGCCTGGAGATTGCGGGACAACCGCTCCAGAACCTCGGGCGTCGAGCCGTAGAGAAAATGGGCGGGGCCGTCCCCGGTGTCCGTATCGGCGAACACCGCCGCCATCAGGTCGGGGCCGTACACCCGGTCGGCCCCGCGGTGGCCGGCGTGCTTCAGCAGCCAGACCAGGGGCATTCCGTCGGGTGTCACCAGCCCGGCGCGGTTGTGGATGTCGCGCAGGGCCGGGTCGTCCTGGCTTTCCATCACCCCGTGGACGCCGGTGACGCAGACGTACGACCGCCGCCCCCCGGCGACCCAGGTGCGGATGGTGGACACGGCGTCGTCCAGATTGATGGCGCTGACGCCCACGCCCAGCACATCGACCCGTGGGATATCGGTCTTTGGCGGTGCGGAAAAAGAGGTGGGCCGGATGTCGGCAACGGTCATGCAGCCCCCTTTGCCATGCTGTCGGCGGGCGTGGGATGGGATAAGCCGGATTGAATGGGCTTTGATTGTCCGTAAATAAAACCAAGAAATACGAGTGAGATTTCCTGGTTCTATAAGGGTGTGTTTGCTGTTTTTGTTCGCGTTTGCGAAAGTGGCGCGGCCATCTCAGCACCGCTTGGGCGGTAAAGCCAGACGGGCTTTTGGTGTAGTGCCGCCGCGGGAAAATCCCCTGAAATAATGGATGTCAAAAGAAAAATTGGTTTTCTCTCAGTGGAGCTTAAGCATTTTTGGCTGGGTCATCTGAAATAAAGGGGGTTTCCCCCAAAATTTGTCGTGATATATCCCATTGATTTCGTTGGTTTTTCTCGTTTTCGCCATTCTTATTTCCGAAATCGGCCGCCACTCTCTTGGGGCTAACACGACGAATTCCCTGAATGGGAATGGGATAACCAGAGCGTAAGGGGGGTGACGGTGGTACCCCATGCGGCGTCCATCCCGGGCGCCGATGGCGCTTACCGTTCCTTGCGCTTTTTCAGCCGTGCTTATGTTTTGTCATGAGATTCTCTTTCGCCTGTAAGCGGAACGCTGTTTTCGGGGATGATGACTTGGGTGGATGATCCGCTTTACGGCATCGCTCCTGCTTCTTCTTAAAGAGCTGCGACTCAGCCGGACGGTGCGCACGCCACGGGGTTGACGGCGCGGGAATGAGGAAAAGGGAGCGGGAGCTCCAAAGGCGGAAGGAAAGCACAGGCGGAACCGTTTGAAAATTGGTTCCATTTCTTTGCCGGGCAAAGAGAAGTACCGCCTGTGCGTGCCCCTCATGCTTATTCGCACATGCAACATGGAGCGGTGTTTGCTACCAGTTTCGGGGTAGCGTCTTCCCGTCATCGTCCGGCGTGGCCCGGATCACTCCCCCTGTTCCCTGCTGGGGCCGGGCGTGGGAAGCCGCTTCCCCCTTTCCCCGCGACAGGCTTGGAGTTGTGCATGTTGCCGGCCCACCGACCGTCCGCGCCCCCATCCGTTTTCCGCCGCCGCCGCCCTGCCGCGGAGCCGGCGGGCGATGCCGCGGCGGCATCGTGGCTGCGCCGGCTGGCCCGGCTCTACTGGCGCCGCCGGCTGCTGCTGGGCGGGGCGATGGTGGCGGCGGTGGCGGCGGCCTTCGTCATCGTGCAGAAGGTACCGCCCCGCTTCCAGTCCTCGGCCACGGTGATGCTCGACCCGCGCCAGCACACCGTCATCGACATTCCCCAGGTGGTCACCCCGTTCCGTCCCGACGAACTGGCGGTGGAAAGCGAGATCCAGGTGATGCTGTCCCAGGATCTGGCCCGCACGGTGATCGCCGCCACCGGGGTTGACCGGTCCCCCGAATTCAACCCGGCGGTGGAACGGCAGCAGGATGCCGCCGGCCCGGATGACCCCGGCTCCCCCCTGACCCAACTGAAGGCTGGCATCGGTGCGGCGGCGGCGTGGGCGCGCAGCACGCTGGGCGGCGATGACCCGCCCTCGCCCGAGCGGGACAGCCGCCGGGACGAGCTGATCATGCTCCAGCGCTTCGCCAAGGCGCTGGAGGTGCGGCCCGTGGGCCGGTCGCGGGTGATCGGCGTCAGCTTCACCGCCCGCGACCCCGATCTGGCCGCCGCCGTCGCCAACGCGGTGGTCGATGCCTATCTGGCCCAGCAGAGCACGGGCCGCATCCGCGAGACCGAACGGGCCAACGGCTGGCTGCGCCAGCGCGCCCAGGAACTGCGCGCCGAAGCGGCCAAGGCCCAGAAAGCCTACACCGACCGCATGACCGCGGCCCAGAGCACCGCGGGCGTGGACCAGCAACTCCTGCGCGACCAGTTGCTGGACATCAACCGCACGCTGGCGGTGACCGAGGCCGACCTGACCGCCGCCCGCAGCCGCCGTGCCCAGCTTGAAACCCTGCTGGACGCCGGACGGCTGGAGCCGCTGGCCGACATGGCGCGGTCGGAGACCATGCAGGCGATCCGGCTGCGGCTGGTGGACCTTCAGCGCGACCTGGCCGACCGGTCGGGGCGCCTCGGGCCCCTGCACCCGTCGGTGACGGCCATCGCCGCACAGATCCGTTCCACCCGCGCGTCCCTGGCGGACGAGGCGCGGCGGCTGGTGGCCGATGCCCGCGCCGACGAGGCGGCGCTGGAAAACCGCGCCGGCTCGTTGCGCGCCTCGGCGGAGGATCACCAGCGCGA
Proteins encoded in this window:
- a CDS encoding GumC family protein; its protein translation is MLPAHRPSAPPSVFRRRRPAAEPAGDAAAASWLRRLARLYWRRRLLLGGAMVAAVAAAFVIVQKVPPRFQSSATVMLDPRQHTVIDIPQVVTPFRPDELAVESEIQVMLSQDLARTVIAATGVDRSPEFNPAVERQQDAAGPDDPGSPLTQLKAGIGAAAAWARSTLGGDDPPSPERDSRRDELIMLQRFAKALEVRPVGRSRVIGVSFTARDPDLAAAVANAVVDAYLAQQSTGRIRETERANGWLRQRAQELRAEAAKAQKAYTDRMTAAQSTAGVDQQLLRDQLLDINRTLAVTEADLTAARSRRAQLETLLDAGRLEPLADMARSETMQAIRLRLVDLQRDLADRSGRLGPLHPSVTAIAAQIRSTRASLADEARRLVADARADEAALENRAGSLRASAEDHQRELRQQQDATADVATLEREAKSTEDLYNTFLTRFKETSAGTLAPPEAWMVSRAQPAADPVFPNTALLLGFAGIAALGLAGAGVTLREMLHTGLRSADEVEANFGLRGLGLSPALPRRLSGRAVVEDLLRHPRSAFAESVRIIVSNAIGPLRPDMGAQVVSVCSACPHEGKSTLVAASATLLAMSGFRVLVIDADMRGPSQHGLFAVPNRYGLSDDLHAAAEAMTGNALVLDELMPEPAVDTVTGVHVLTGGLAGAADTRGPMYLGHAERLGDLIGGYRRSYDVILLDMPPCMPVADARVFAGLSDRCLFVTRWLSTPAGTVRTALGELQAAGVDIAGLALLQVDVREHAAYEYGDSGLYHRHSRYYSHP
- a CDS encoding WecB/TagA/CpsF family glycosyltransferase; its protein translation is MTVADIRPTSFSAPPKTDIPRVDVLGVGVSAINLDDAVSTIRTWVAGGRRSYVCVTGVHGVMESQDDPALRDIHNRAGLVTPDGMPLVWLLKHAGHRGADRVYGPDLMAAVFADTDTGDGPAHFLYGSTPEVLERLSRNLQARFPGCRIAGTFSPPFRPLTDAEEAEVAARINASGAGIVWVGLSTPKQERWMAAHRPHLTAPVLVGVGAAFDFHAGLKRQAPRVIQRSGFEWLFRLATEPRRLWRRYATNNPRFVVRIAGQLLRRPRPPAA